Proteins co-encoded in one Nitrospira sp. genomic window:
- a CDS encoding DUF4124 domain-containing protein, with translation MKRFAYRTGSIRPRLGWIMLAGLLLLGMDPYPFQAHATTIYSYIDEQGNPRFSDSMENIPEKYRAKVKTHEQAAPQERPPSAFDSVKAIALPPIAAMKQKVTELLQGFGIAFPSASTKTVSVPSTAPSSDMNSSQSQIVNYAGAAAVVLLLLMYFSKSQLMRLLALCLLVTLGVATPVLLYVSDNGPMTSMKGRVTAVGQAQQDRLKQVGP, from the coding sequence ATGAAACGATTTGCGTATCGGACCGGATCAATTCGGCCGAGGTTGGGATGGATCATGCTGGCCGGATTATTGCTGCTTGGCATGGATCCGTATCCCTTCCAGGCCCATGCGACGACGATTTATTCCTATATCGACGAGCAAGGCAATCCCCGGTTTAGCGATTCGATGGAAAACATTCCGGAGAAGTACCGGGCCAAAGTGAAGACCCATGAGCAGGCGGCGCCCCAGGAGCGTCCCCCGTCAGCATTTGATTCCGTGAAGGCCATCGCATTGCCGCCGATTGCGGCAATGAAGCAGAAAGTGACGGAACTCCTTCAGGGGTTCGGTATCGCATTTCCCTCTGCTTCCACGAAAACAGTCTCGGTACCATCAACGGCCCCATCATCAGACATGAACTCATCGCAATCGCAGATTGTGAACTATGCCGGTGCGGCAGCGGTTGTGCTTTTGCTGCTGATGTATTTTAGCAAGAGCCAATTGATGCGTCTGCTGGCTCTCTGCCTACTGGTGACGCTTGGCGTGGCGACACCGGTTCTGCTCTATGTAAGTGACAATGGTCCAATGACGAGTATGAAGGGACGCGTGACGGCAGTGGGACAAGCTCAACAAGATCGTCTCAAACAGGTCGGGCCGTAG
- the metH gene encoding methionine synthase yields the protein MGNSSQTSIEQLIKSRILILDGAMGTMIQQRRLDEAAFRGERFKDWKQDLKGHNDLLNITQPAIIEDIHRQYLEAGADIVETNTFNSQAISLADYHMGTLGYELSKAGAKCAKQAVLKVQAAQPGRQCFVAGAIGPTTKTSSISTDVNNSAARGTTYEELVAAYSDQVRGLLDGGADLLLVETIFDTLNAKAAFFAIQQVFDQGGRRVPVMASVTFIQAGSNRGVTGQTVEAFWNSISHVPLLSVGMNCALGPKEMRPLIEELSQIAPIYISSHPNAGLPNPLLPTGFPETPDTLAPQLRDWAQNGWLNIVGGCCGTTPDHIKKIAEVVRGLKPRPIPTIAPYTRLSGLEAVTLRPDSNFVNIGERTNVTGSPAFSKLILAGDYEAALSVARQQVEGGAQIIDINMDEGMLDSKAAMEKFLRLIASEPDICKVPIMVDSSKWEVLETGLKNIQGKAIVNSISLKEGEEKFVQQATLVHRYGAAVVVMAFDEQGQADTLERKKEICARSYKILTERVGLPATDIIFDPNILTVATGIEEHNNYAVNFIEATRWIKQHLPGAKVSGGISNISFSFRGNNVVREAMHAAFLYHAIKAGLDMGIVNAGQLAVYEEIPKDLLGLVEDVLLNRRPDATERLVNFAETVKQKGKAVVKDDEWRKGTVEERLSHALVKGITDYIDQDTEEARQKYPKPLSVIEGPLMAGMNVVGDLFGSGKMFLPQVVKSARVMKKSVAYLMPYMEEEKKRAGGYQAQGKVLLATVKGDVHDIGKNIVGVVLGCNNYEVIDLGVMVSCEKILATAKELQVDVIGLSGLITPSLDEMVHVAKEMTREGFTVPLLIGGATTSKAHTAVKIAPSYTPSVVHVLDASRAVGVVGSLISPSQKAAFVQQVRDDYDRMRQAHQDRGTKPVLPIAKARANSLSTDWTTVEIPVPSFLGVRTINDQPLRELLPFIDWSPFFHTWELKGRYPGIFEDATVGPKAKELYDDARRLLDEIIEKKLLTAKGVYGFFPAASAGDDIELYHDGAQSQGVTTIHTLRQQSEKPQGQPNLALADYVAPRESGRKDHLGAFAVTAGIGLDALCRRFDKDHDDYNSIMAKALADRLAEAFAEYLHKRVREEWGYGTQETLSTEELIREKYRGIRPAPGYPACPDHTEKRLLFDLLQVEQNAAITLTESFAMLPAAAVSGFYFAHPEAKYFAVGKIGKDQVEDYASRKGMDLRTVERWLSPNLNYESS from the coding sequence GTGGGCAATTCTTCACAGACGTCGATCGAGCAGCTCATCAAGAGCCGAATCCTGATCCTCGATGGAGCGATGGGGACCATGATTCAACAGCGGAGGCTGGATGAAGCGGCCTTTCGCGGCGAGCGGTTCAAAGACTGGAAGCAGGACCTCAAGGGCCACAATGATTTATTGAATATCACGCAGCCGGCCATTATTGAAGATATTCACCGGCAGTATCTCGAAGCCGGAGCCGATATTGTTGAAACGAACACGTTCAATTCTCAAGCGATCTCCCTGGCGGACTATCACATGGGGACGTTGGGCTACGAACTGTCTAAGGCCGGGGCCAAATGCGCCAAGCAGGCGGTCCTCAAGGTGCAGGCGGCTCAGCCCGGTCGGCAATGCTTCGTGGCCGGGGCTATCGGGCCAACGACCAAAACATCATCGATCTCGACGGACGTCAACAACTCGGCGGCTCGGGGAACGACCTACGAAGAGCTTGTCGCGGCCTACAGTGACCAGGTGCGTGGCCTGCTCGACGGCGGGGCTGATCTGCTGCTCGTCGAAACGATCTTCGACACACTCAACGCCAAGGCGGCATTCTTTGCCATCCAACAGGTCTTCGACCAGGGTGGCCGCCGGGTGCCTGTCATGGCTTCCGTGACATTCATCCAAGCCGGCAGCAATCGGGGTGTGACAGGTCAAACGGTTGAAGCCTTCTGGAACTCAATTTCCCATGTGCCGTTACTGAGCGTCGGAATGAACTGCGCTTTGGGGCCGAAGGAAATGCGGCCGTTGATCGAAGAGCTGTCGCAGATCGCCCCGATCTATATCAGCTCGCATCCCAATGCCGGATTGCCCAATCCGCTCCTGCCCACGGGATTTCCCGAGACACCGGACACGCTGGCGCCCCAGTTGCGGGACTGGGCGCAGAACGGCTGGCTCAATATCGTGGGCGGCTGTTGCGGGACGACACCGGACCATATCAAGAAGATTGCTGAAGTCGTGCGAGGCCTGAAGCCACGGCCGATTCCCACGATCGCCCCCTATACGCGTTTGAGCGGGCTGGAAGCCGTCACGCTCCGCCCGGATTCGAACTTCGTGAATATCGGTGAGCGGACCAACGTGACCGGCTCGCCGGCCTTTTCAAAGCTGATCCTGGCCGGCGACTACGAAGCGGCCCTTTCTGTGGCGCGACAACAGGTCGAAGGTGGCGCGCAGATCATCGACATCAATATGGATGAAGGCATGTTGGATTCCAAGGCGGCGATGGAGAAGTTTCTCCGTCTCATCGCCTCGGAACCGGATATTTGCAAAGTGCCGATCATGGTCGACAGCTCCAAGTGGGAGGTGCTGGAGACGGGTCTGAAGAATATTCAGGGGAAGGCCATTGTCAACAGCATCAGCCTCAAAGAGGGCGAGGAAAAGTTTGTCCAGCAGGCGACGCTGGTCCATCGGTATGGGGCTGCCGTCGTCGTCATGGCATTCGACGAACAGGGGCAAGCCGATACATTGGAGCGAAAGAAAGAAATCTGCGCGCGCTCCTATAAGATTTTAACGGAACGGGTAGGCTTGCCTGCGACCGATATTATTTTCGATCCCAACATTTTAACCGTTGCGACCGGTATCGAAGAGCACAACAACTATGCGGTGAATTTTATCGAGGCCACCCGGTGGATTAAGCAGCATCTGCCTGGTGCGAAAGTGAGCGGCGGCATCAGTAATATCTCGTTCTCATTTCGCGGGAACAACGTGGTCCGTGAAGCGATGCATGCGGCCTTTCTCTATCATGCCATCAAGGCCGGCCTCGATATGGGGATTGTCAATGCCGGTCAATTGGCCGTGTATGAAGAGATTCCCAAAGACCTGCTAGGACTTGTAGAAGATGTGCTGCTGAACCGGCGTCCGGATGCCACCGAACGGCTCGTGAATTTTGCCGAGACGGTGAAGCAAAAGGGAAAGGCGGTCGTCAAAGATGACGAGTGGCGCAAAGGGACGGTTGAGGAGCGCCTTTCGCACGCCCTCGTCAAAGGCATTACGGACTACATCGATCAGGATACGGAAGAGGCACGGCAGAAGTATCCGAAGCCCTTGTCGGTGATCGAGGGGCCGTTGATGGCCGGGATGAACGTCGTCGGGGATCTGTTTGGTTCCGGAAAAATGTTCCTGCCGCAAGTCGTGAAGAGCGCCCGGGTCATGAAAAAATCCGTCGCCTACCTCATGCCTTATATGGAAGAAGAAAAGAAGCGAGCGGGAGGCTATCAGGCGCAAGGGAAGGTCTTGCTCGCCACGGTGAAGGGCGATGTGCACGACATCGGGAAGAACATCGTCGGAGTGGTGTTGGGTTGCAATAATTATGAGGTGATCGATCTTGGCGTGATGGTGTCCTGTGAGAAAATTCTGGCAACGGCCAAGGAGCTTCAGGTCGATGTGATCGGGTTGAGTGGGCTCATTACGCCTTCACTGGACGAAATGGTGCATGTCGCCAAGGAAATGACCCGCGAAGGGTTTACCGTGCCGCTTCTCATTGGCGGCGCAACAACCAGCAAGGCTCACACGGCGGTGAAGATCGCCCCGTCCTATACGCCATCGGTGGTCCATGTGTTGGATGCCTCACGGGCGGTCGGTGTCGTGGGCAGTCTGATTAGTCCGTCGCAGAAGGCCGCGTTTGTGCAACAAGTCCGAGATGATTACGATCGGATGCGGCAGGCGCATCAAGATCGCGGGACCAAGCCGGTCTTGCCGATCGCGAAAGCACGCGCCAATAGCCTCAGTACCGACTGGACGACCGTGGAGATTCCTGTGCCGTCCTTCCTGGGCGTGCGGACAATCAATGACCAACCGTTGAGGGAATTGCTGCCTTTTATCGATTGGTCGCCGTTCTTTCATACGTGGGAGTTAAAGGGCCGGTATCCGGGGATCTTCGAGGACGCCACGGTCGGTCCGAAGGCAAAAGAACTCTATGATGATGCACGTCGACTGCTGGATGAGATTATAGAGAAGAAGCTGCTGACCGCGAAGGGCGTGTACGGATTTTTCCCCGCAGCAAGTGCGGGCGATGACATTGAACTCTATCACGATGGTGCGCAGAGCCAGGGAGTCACAACTATCCATACGCTCAGACAGCAGTCGGAAAAGCCTCAGGGGCAACCGAATCTCGCACTGGCCGACTATGTGGCACCCCGGGAATCAGGCCGGAAGGATCATCTCGGGGCATTTGCGGTGACGGCGGGCATCGGCCTGGATGCATTGTGTCGTCGTTTCGATAAGGATCATGACGACTATAACTCGATTATGGCAAAAGCTCTGGCGGATCGACTGGCCGAGGCGTTTGCGGAGTATCTCCATAAACGTGTCCGCGAAGAGTGGGGGTATGGAACACAGGAGACGCTATCTACCGAAGAGCTGATTCGCGAAAAATATCGCGGCATCCGACCGGCGCCAGGCTATCCAGCCTGCCCCGACCATACGGAGAAGCGGCTCTTGTTTGATCTGCTTCAGGTCGAACAGAACGCCGCCATCACGCTGACCGAGAGCTTTGCCATGTTGCCGGCTGCGGCCGTCAGCGGGTTCTACTTCGCTCATCCGGAGGCGAAATATTTTGCGGTGGGGAAGATCGGAAAGGATCAAGTCGAAGACTATGCCAGCCGAAAAGGGATGGACTTGCGCACAGTCGAGCGCTGGCTCTCGCCGAATCTCAACTACGAATCCTCCTAG